One Thermosphaera aggregans DNA segment encodes these proteins:
- a CDS encoding right-handed parallel beta-helix repeat-containing protein: MSWLLGSSMRRLFPGLVFLLFMLFLIMPHWQPVSALEIQGCQDIRSSGVYVLTGNIYGLQSGKDYCIGIFANEVILDGNGFSIEGLGIGQRAQGVRVMNAYNVTIRNLKISKYNYGIYLVDVAESKIVNNVISLNDNGIYLRGSHHNEITSNNITSNDVGIYLDSSSYNEISGNTISLNTVFGIRLGDSYINTIIGNTISLNNGDGIHLRDSGNNTIIGNTIESNDVDGIHLDSSHYNEISSNTVSSNGEDGIELAGSSNNKGVGNTILLNQYGISIGSSSFNEISGNTISSNSVYGIRLSNSYKITIVNNTISLNTFDGIYLYSSHYNEISGNTISSNGDDGIELVASNKTIIVNNTISLNTFSGIYVRSSSGYNMIFNNILNNSINVVLEDAGRNYWNTTRVAERNIVGGNYLGGNYWGNPYGTGFSDTCKDGDSDGVCDSPFQIDENNADWLPLANPPMPTTGPGLEMILAMITVLGIIGVVATASLTRRKKT; the protein is encoded by the coding sequence TTGAGCTGGTTGTTGGGGAGCAGTATGAGGAGGCTGTTTCCCGGCTTAGTATTCTTACTGTTCATGTTGTTCTTGATAATGCCTCACTGGCAGCCTGTGTCTGCACTGGAGATTCAGGGATGCCAGGACATACGGAGTAGTGGTGTGTACGTGCTCACAGGCAACATCTACGGGCTACAATCCGGGAAAGACTACTGCATCGGTATCTTCGCAAACGAGGTCATACTTGATGGGAACGGGTTCAGCATAGAGGGTCTTGGAATCGGGCAGAGAGCACAGGGAGTAAGGGTTATGAATGCATACAACGTAACCATAAGAAATCTAAAGATAAGCAAATACAATTATGGAATCTACCTGGTTGATGTAGCTGAAAGCAAAATAGTGAATAACGTAATATCACTAAATGACAACGGCATCTACCTGCGTGGTTCACACCATAACGAAATAACAAGTAACAATATAACATCTAATGACGTCGGCATCTACCTGGATTCTTCAAGCTATAATGAAATATCCGGTAACACTATCTCATTAAACACCGTGTTTGGCATCCGCCTCGGCGATTCATACATTAACACCATAATCGGTAACACTATCTCGTTAAATAACGGCGACGGTATCCACCTGCGGGATTCAGGCAATAACACGATAATAGGCAACACTATAGAATCAAATGATGTGGACGGTATCCACCTGGATTCTTCACACTATAATGAGATATCAAGCAATACTGTATCATCTAATGGCGAAGACGGCATCGAGCTGGCGGGTTCAAGCAATAACAAGGGAGTAGGAAACACTATATTATTGAACCAATACGGCATTTCCATCGGTTCCTCAAGCTTTAATGAAATATCCGGTAACACTATATCGTCAAACAGTGTGTACGGTATCCGCCTAAGTAATTCATACAAAATCACAATAGTGAACAATACTATATCGTTAAACACTTTTGACGGCATTTACCTGTATTCTTCACACTATAATGAGATATCGGGTAATACTATATCGTCTAATGGTGATGATGGCATCGAGCTGGTAGCTTCAAACAAAACCATAATAGTAAACAACACTATCTCGTTAAACACCTTTAGCGGCATATACGTGCGTTCCTCGTCAGGATACAACATGATATTCAACAATATTCTCAATAATTCAATAAACGTAGTTCTTGAGGATGCGGGCAGGAATTATTGGAATACAACTAGGGTTGCTGAGAGGAATATTGTTGGAGGCAACTATCTCGGCGGAAACTACTGGGGCAACCCGTACGGGACAGGGTTCAGCGATACTTGCAAAGATGGCGATAGTGATGGAGTATGCGACAGCCCGTTCCAGATTGATGAAAACAATGCTGACTGGTTGCCTCTAGCTAACCCGCCAATGCCTACCACAGGCCCCGGTCTCGAGATGATTCTCGCAATGATCACTGTACTCGGAATTATTGGAGTGGTTGCAACAGCTTCACTAACCAGGAGGAAGAAGACTTAA
- a CDS encoding DNA polymerase sliding clamp, which yields MFRAVYSNASKMKYVAQAIAKITDEAPFYATPDALEVKVLSPDKTMMTIVKIPGIAFDEYSVDGEEFFVISSMDFNRIIRRCTRNDVMEMELDKEHSALRIIFRDKKTGLERTFLLETRPRPPEPVPEINIELGVTVKIASDDYRELLGDLKTVGETAVFTVQEGKLIVKTGEQQKEYEGVFSEGNPLIYLSSTSPRVQAKYSVDLLQATLKPISAAKQVTIYFDNDKPMKIEYEIAGGGTIIYWLTPRVE from the coding sequence TTGTTCAGGGCTGTCTACTCTAATGCTTCGAAAATGAAGTATGTCGCGCAGGCTATCGCTAAAATCACTGATGAAGCACCATTCTACGCCACCCCCGACGCGCTTGAGGTTAAGGTTTTAAGCCCTGATAAAACCATGATGACCATTGTCAAAATCCCCGGGATCGCCTTCGACGAGTACAGTGTGGACGGGGAAGAATTCTTCGTGATCTCCTCAATGGATTTCAACAGGATTATAAGAAGGTGTACAAGGAACGATGTAATGGAGATGGAGCTGGATAAGGAGCATTCTGCTTTGAGAATCATATTCCGCGATAAGAAAACCGGTCTTGAAAGAACCTTCCTCCTGGAGACAAGGCCTAGGCCGCCTGAGCCTGTCCCCGAGATAAACATCGAGCTAGGCGTCACGGTTAAAATAGCCTCCGACGACTACAGGGAGCTGCTCGGCGATTTGAAAACCGTGGGCGAGACCGCTGTCTTCACAGTCCAGGAGGGGAAGCTTATTGTTAAAACAGGTGAGCAGCAGAAGGAGTATGAGGGTGTTTTCAGCGAGGGCAACCCGCTGATATACTTGTCGTCAACATCCCCCAGGGTTCAGGCTAAATACTCTGTCGACCTGCTCCAGGCAACCCTGAAGCCTATCTCGGCTGCTAAACAGGTCACAATATACTTCGATAATGACAAGCCGATGAAGATTGAGTACGAGATAGCTGGAGGCGGGACAATAATCTACTGGCTAACCCCGAGGGTTGAGTAG
- a CDS encoding ATP-binding protein, whose protein sequence is MNTRLAYALILANTLFPIILELASTANPLRFYASLARILVLATYFTILLLASRRVYATVLNTFLLSLLTYDGFKTPLELFYAIPLSIAILYFSWSKRLVVLSLRREAEDFRSLLALIKGVRRHGSAGLAPLFLSSASVSLSLVAVVYYILGASVTPLMIIACLPFSMVTGFSLLLTEYSPRRTVELGLASGLSTLALIPLVLEASHQAGGEEVVLAGSKPSAMSLNLGRALAQLEHGLPVDEYKGFPQNWVSRNQPCWYWRRVRGDINLPLQSMINTHVVIAGASGTGKSLLARKLSREFSRMGKTVLIIDPHGEYKPEDAGLAEARIVDASEIFLNPLELGGLSPLEKSKEFSQTLATLFGLGPLQRIALEELLVKAYLEKGIDVNDPSTWGLPPPSLQDLEKACAEHLDPPEEFARICPYVKMLARYFPKQSPVPLASLLDKPVILRLNNVASDFSRAILVETLLYSILSAMYGRRLGDLVIVVDEVRAVLPGGVGDRILSRLFSESRKFGISLVVISQDVKSIPRILLSNAGLKIFFNINEPESLEYAVKSVAGVSTSDKEMAVSTALMNLKTMEYLVDIAGLNKVFIAKNPVSTHR, encoded by the coding sequence TTGAACACGAGGCTTGCATACGCTCTAATACTCGCCAACACCTTGTTCCCTATTATTCTTGAGCTCGCAAGCACCGCCAACCCTCTCCGCTTCTACGCTTCCCTGGCGAGAATACTTGTCTTAGCAACATACTTCACCATCCTTCTTCTAGCGTCCAGGAGGGTTTACGCAACCGTCCTGAACACTTTTTTACTTTCCCTGTTAACATATGATGGTTTTAAAACTCCCCTGGAACTCTTCTACGCGATCCCCTTGTCAATAGCTATTCTCTACTTCTCATGGTCTAAGAGGCTAGTGGTTTTAAGCCTGCGAAGAGAAGCTGAGGATTTTAGGAGCCTGCTCGCCTTGATCAAGGGGGTGCGGCGCCACGGTTCGGCTGGGTTGGCGCCCTTATTTCTTAGCTCAGCATCCGTCTCCCTCTCGCTGGTTGCTGTGGTGTATTATATTCTCGGAGCATCGGTCACGCCTCTGATGATTATTGCATGCCTACCCTTCTCCATGGTTACAGGGTTCTCACTGCTTTTAACCGAGTATTCTCCTCGGAGGACTGTTGAACTAGGCTTGGCATCCGGGCTGAGCACTCTAGCACTGATACCTCTCGTGCTTGAGGCTTCTCACCAAGCTGGTGGAGAAGAGGTCGTGTTAGCAGGCAGTAAGCCCTCCGCAATGTCCCTGAACCTTGGAAGAGCTCTAGCACAGCTTGAACACGGCCTCCCGGTTGACGAATACAAGGGTTTCCCCCAGAACTGGGTGAGCCGCAACCAGCCTTGCTGGTATTGGAGAAGGGTTCGGGGCGATATCAACCTGCCTCTTCAATCCATGATCAACACTCATGTAGTGATCGCAGGGGCCTCGGGGACAGGTAAGTCCCTCCTTGCTAGAAAGCTGTCAAGGGAGTTTTCAAGAATGGGGAAAACAGTCCTGATCATAGACCCGCACGGAGAGTACAAGCCCGAGGACGCAGGGCTTGCTGAAGCCAGGATTGTGGACGCATCAGAAATCTTCCTAAACCCTCTCGAGCTCGGGGGCTTAAGCCCCTTGGAGAAGTCTAAGGAGTTTTCCCAAACCCTTGCAACCCTGTTCGGTCTTGGACCGCTTCAAAGGATTGCACTGGAGGAGCTCCTGGTTAAAGCGTATTTGGAGAAGGGTATCGATGTCAACGATCCCTCGACATGGGGTTTGCCACCCCCCAGCCTGCAGGATCTTGAGAAAGCCTGTGCTGAACACTTAGATCCTCCAGAAGAGTTTGCACGGATATGCCCCTACGTGAAAATGCTTGCACGCTACTTCCCGAAACAGTCTCCTGTGCCGCTTGCCTCGCTACTAGACAAGCCGGTTATACTCAGACTTAACAATGTGGCCAGCGACTTCTCCCGGGCAATCCTTGTTGAAACCCTCCTCTACTCAATACTTTCAGCCATGTACGGCAGGAGGCTGGGGGACCTGGTTATAGTTGTCGACGAGGTCAGGGCTGTTCTCCCGGGCGGGGTTGGCGACAGGATATTGTCAAGGCTTTTTTCCGAGAGCAGGAAGTTCGGGATATCCCTAGTGGTCATTTCTCAGGATGTTAAAAGCATTCCGAGAATACTGCTCAGCAACGCTGGGTTGAAAATATTCTTCAACATTAACGAGCCCGAGAGCCTTGAGTACGCTGTTAAATCGGTAGCAGGTGTTTCAACAAGCGATAAGGAAATGGCTGTTTCAACAGCCCTGATGAACCTGAAAACCATGGAATACCTGGTCGATATTGCAGGTTTGAACAAGGTATTTATCGCCAAAAACCCCGTATCAACCCATAGATAA
- a CDS encoding transglutaminase-like domain-containing protein, with amino-acid sequence MITNGQGGCLENQACVKTTRECIVAILFISFIFLMGEISLWSENNKLQKTLYDITQTYEDYTSFDRALQRFLTLEEVQATKQYVEVAGVSTYSGWESYERLYEWVVSNIKYAYDPEIPVPVCEKSSECYFVYRQNYVQPPSFTLRRGQGDCEDMALLLYAMMKYYDIYYLGKEYRIWLADIDFKNFKSGHVAVIVPMKGGYVGILDPAGKFVDVGPVKYVLEKYDDWWSDEGGIKTITLYRVEVLRGEYYEDASGSFGDIVAYIIKSVT; translated from the coding sequence GTGATTACTAATGGTCAGGGGGGATGCTTGGAGAATCAAGCCTGCGTGAAGACTACCCGTGAATGTATTGTGGCAATATTGTTTATCTCCTTTATCTTCCTCATGGGAGAGATATCGTTGTGGAGTGAGAACAACAAGCTGCAAAAAACTCTATATGATATTACACAGACATATGAAGACTACACCAGCTTCGATAGAGCACTGCAGAGGTTTTTAACACTTGAGGAAGTCCAAGCCACGAAGCAGTATGTAGAAGTGGCAGGTGTTTCAACCTATAGTGGTTGGGAGTCCTATGAGAGGCTCTACGAATGGGTTGTCTCAAATATTAAGTACGCTTACGACCCGGAAATCCCCGTTCCAGTATGTGAAAAGAGCTCGGAGTGCTACTTTGTCTATAGACAAAATTATGTTCAGCCACCCTCTTTTACACTGCGCCGTGGGCAGGGCGATTGTGAAGACATGGCCCTACTGTTATACGCAATGATGAAATACTATGATATTTACTATCTTGGGAAAGAATATCGCATCTGGCTAGCCGATATAGATTTTAAAAACTTCAAGAGCGGGCACGTCGCCGTAATAGTGCCAATGAAGGGAGGATATGTCGGAATATTAGACCCTGCAGGCAAGTTCGTAGACGTTGGCCCCGTAAAATATGTTCTCGAAAAATATGATGACTGGTGGAGTGATGAAGGAGGAATTAAAACAATTACTCTCTACAGAGTAGAAGTCTTGAGAGGAGAATATTACGAGGATGCCAGTGGATCGTTTGGAGACATAGTAGCATATATTATCAAGTCAGTTACATAG
- a CDS encoding 2-oxoacid:acceptor oxidoreductase family protein — MIHEIIFYGRGGQGAVTAANILVEAAMYEGLNGQAFPFFGAERRGAPVTAFARVSDKPILKHGMFNTADILVVFDHGLISSGVVSRVRLRRNGVLIVNTPEQELDLSRIAAEGGFKAYTVDATRIAHDLKLVIAGWPVVNTAMLGALVGAVKLASIENVKKAIVNYFGEKAGAVNAQAAERAYGEVKLVKEV; from the coding sequence ATGATTCACGAAATAATCTTCTACGGCAGAGGAGGTCAAGGAGCTGTCACCGCAGCCAACATACTGGTTGAAGCAGCAATGTACGAGGGCCTCAACGGCCAGGCATTCCCGTTCTTCGGTGCTGAGAGAAGGGGTGCACCTGTCACAGCTTTCGCAAGAGTAAGCGATAAGCCCATTCTCAAGCACGGAATGTTCAACACCGCGGACATCCTAGTAGTCTTCGACCACGGGTTGATCTCCTCGGGGGTTGTGAGCAGGGTTAGGCTGAGGAGAAACGGTGTCTTAATAGTTAACACGCCTGAGCAGGAGCTCGACCTGTCAAGGATCGCGGCTGAAGGAGGCTTCAAAGCCTACACGGTGGATGCTACAAGAATAGCACACGACTTGAAGCTGGTCATAGCCGGGTGGCCTGTCGTGAACACCGCGATGCTTGGAGCACTGGTGGGGGCTGTGAAGCTGGCGAGCATTGAAAACGTTAAGAAAGCAATCGTCAACTACTTCGGCGAGAAAGCTGGCGCTGTCAACGCGCAGGCAGCCGAGCGTGCTTACGGAGAGGTTAAGCTTGTGAAGGAGGTGTGA